A region from the Clostridium beijerinckii genome encodes:
- a CDS encoding anti-sigma factor, translating to MNKGMIMEVKKNYAIALNDEGIMDKILFKQNMEVGQKIFYFEDDVVKATTNKAHRYNNFIKSFGSIAALFLLVFTFFNTMRYEQAYAIVSLDINPSIQIEADSNQQIIKVEGVNIDGKNIDFSDIKDISLNDGIDKIKEKLIAKNYLDTNREVLVGYAFIENGDNSAYLDDLKDAIQSTFKTEKVTYVKGDKEDVNEAKTKGISLGRYEASLVADEETKSKIDKAPVKDITSSIKDKENVVQWQAEDEKIADEKAKLNDAPVTNINPEVKTETPLNEKPEFSVPNQNAESDINNPVIENGKDNNVKPENNEVLELEPEVPPTQNGKDETSTSNPSKDTSIIIEPNGSIENNTTSGKIEEDPNKTSGMPAKTDETLVNRNTKN from the coding sequence ATGAATAAAGGAATGATAATGGAAGTAAAAAAGAATTATGCTATAGCTTTAAATGATGAAGGAATAATGGATAAAATACTATTTAAACAAAATATGGAAGTTGGTCAAAAAATATTTTATTTTGAAGATGATGTTGTAAAAGCAACTACCAATAAAGCTCATAGATATAATAATTTTATAAAATCATTTGGATCTATTGCTGCATTATTTTTACTTGTATTCACCTTCTTTAATACGATGAGGTACGAGCAGGCATATGCCATTGTTAGTTTGGATATTAATCCGAGTATACAAATAGAAGCAGATAGTAATCAGCAGATTATTAAAGTTGAAGGCGTAAATATTGATGGCAAGAATATAGATTTTAGTGATATTAAAGATATTTCGCTTAATGATGGAATAGATAAAATAAAAGAAAAACTAATAGCGAAAAATTATTTAGATACTAATAGGGAAGTATTAGTTGGTTATGCATTTATAGAAAATGGAGATAATAGTGCTTATTTAGATGATTTAAAAGATGCTATCCAATCAACTTTTAAAACAGAAAAGGTTACTTATGTTAAAGGGGATAAAGAAGATGTTAATGAGGCAAAGACCAAAGGCATAAGTTTAGGTAGATATGAAGCATCCCTTGTAGCTGATGAAGAAACAAAGAGTAAAATAGATAAAGCACCAGTTAAGGATATTACTTCAAGTATAAAAGACAAAGAGAATGTTGTTCAATGGCAAGCAGAGGATGAAAAAATAGCTGATGAAAAAGCAAAACTTAACGATGCGCCAGTGACAAATATAAATCCTGAAGTAAAGACTGAGACTCCATTAAACGAGAAACCAGAATTTAGTGTTCCAAATCAAAATGCAGAATCTGATATTAATAATCCTGTTATTGAAAATGGTAAAGATAATAATGTTAAGCCTGAAAATAATGAAGTATTAGAATTAGAGCCAGAAGTTCCACCGACACAAAATGGAAAAGATGAGACTTCAACTTCAAATCCATCAAAGGATACCAGTATTATCATAGAGCCTAATGGATCTATTGAGAATAATACAACTTCAGGAAAGATTGAAGAAGATCCTAATAAAACATCAGGAATGCCAGCAAAAACTGATGAGACCCTGGTGAATAGGAATACTAAAAATTAA
- a CDS encoding bifunctional homocysteine S-methyltransferase/methylenetetrahydrofolate reductase: protein MIKEYLKNNVLISDGAMGTYYSQLTESDVSYCEFGNLNDKDTIKKIHNEYIEAGAKLIRTNTFSANTYNLGVSLEILSDIIKSGIDIAKEATQNTSVFIGASIGPIKEDNIDESHNEILKEYKFIVDCFLVSGIDIFVFETFSNYNYLEEICEYIKIKNPDSFILTQFAVKPDGFTRDGLSVTKLVKEVKDIKYIDAYGFNCGSGPTHVSEIIKKINIGNDIVSALPNAGYPEIIHERTIYPNNPIYFAKKVNEIKNLGVSIVGGCCGTNPNYIKQLASLIHENSKVANTVIRHEEKVKEYENKTKNTFKDKLDNNEFVVAIELSAPIDTDISKLINGAKVCKENNIDLVTIPDSPMSKVRADSTIIASKIKREIGIDAMPHICCRDKNTNAIRSSLIGSHIEDIRNVLAITGDPISDASKIETKSVFNLNSFRLMELIEDMNSEFFKQDNIFIGGALNLNVLNKEVEFNRMLKKIEKGAQFFLTQPIYDDDAIEFLKKIKERTNVKILAGLLPVVSYRNAVFLNNELPGVTIPEKYVKMFSKNMSKEEAQEVGIKISVEIGKKIKGICDGLYFITPFNRVNMLIEIIKQIKA, encoded by the coding sequence ATGATAAAAGAATATTTGAAAAATAACGTATTAATAAGCGATGGGGCAATGGGTACATATTATTCACAGTTAACAGAAAGTGATGTATCATACTGTGAATTTGGTAATTTAAATGATAAAGATACGATAAAAAAAATACATAATGAGTATATTGAAGCCGGTGCTAAGTTAATTAGGACTAATACTTTTTCAGCTAATACATATAATCTTGGAGTTTCTTTAGAAATATTAAGTGATATAATTAAATCAGGAATAGATATAGCAAAGGAAGCTACCCAAAACACATCTGTTTTCATAGGAGCAAGTATTGGGCCTATAAAAGAAGATAATATAGATGAATCTCATAATGAAATTTTAAAAGAATATAAATTTATAGTAGATTGTTTTTTAGTGAGTGGAATTGATATTTTTGTATTTGAAACTTTTAGTAATTACAACTATTTAGAAGAAATATGTGAGTACATAAAAATTAAAAATCCAGATAGCTTTATATTAACTCAGTTTGCAGTTAAACCTGATGGATTTACAAGAGATGGATTAAGTGTAACTAAATTAGTTAAAGAAGTTAAAGATATAAAATACATAGATGCATATGGATTTAATTGTGGATCAGGACCAACTCATGTATCTGAAATAATAAAAAAGATTAATATAGGTAATGATATTGTTTCAGCACTTCCTAATGCAGGATATCCAGAAATAATTCATGAAAGAACAATTTACCCTAATAATCCAATATATTTTGCAAAGAAAGTTAATGAAATCAAAAACCTTGGCGTTTCAATTGTTGGAGGATGTTGTGGAACAAATCCTAATTATATTAAACAATTAGCTTCTTTAATTCATGAAAATTCTAAAGTAGCTAATACTGTTATTAGACATGAAGAAAAAGTCAAAGAATATGAAAACAAGACAAAAAATACTTTTAAAGATAAATTAGATAATAATGAATTTGTAGTTGCAATAGAATTATCTGCACCTATAGATACAGATATATCAAAGCTTATTAATGGAGCTAAAGTATGCAAAGAAAATAATATTGATTTGGTGACCATACCTGATTCACCAATGTCAAAAGTGAGAGCTGACTCAACAATTATAGCGTCTAAAATCAAAAGAGAAATAGGTATTGATGCCATGCCGCATATATGTTGTAGAGATAAAAATACAAATGCAATAAGATCAAGTTTGATAGGATCTCATATTGAAGATATTAGAAATGTACTTGCAATTACAGGAGATCCTATATCAGATGCTAGTAAGATTGAAACAAAGAGTGTATTTAATTTAAATTCATTTAGATTGATGGAACTTATAGAAGATATGAATTCAGAGTTTTTTAAACAAGATAACATTTTTATAGGCGGAGCGTTAAATTTAAATGTTTTAAACAAGGAAGTAGAATTTAATCGTATGCTAAAAAAGATTGAAAAAGGTGCACAATTCTTTCTAACTCAACCTATATATGATGATGATGCCATAGAATTTTTAAAGAAGATTAAGGAAAGAACAAATGTGAAGATTTTAGCCGGATTACTTCCGGTTGTTAGCTATAGAAATGCAGTATTTTTAAATAATGAGCTTCCTGGAGTTACAATACCTGAGAAATACGTAAAAATGTTTTCGAAAAATATGAGTAAAGAAGAAGCACAAGAAGTTGGAATAAAGATTAGTGTAGAGATTGGAAAAAAAATAAAAGGAATTTGTGATGGATTATATTTTATAACTCCGTTTAATAGAGTTAATATGCTGATTGAAATAATAAAACAAATTAAAGCTTAA
- a CDS encoding phosphoglycerate mutase, with the protein MRVGIIRHFKVNCHKSLFMTSKEFKEWEANYNKSDVIRNNVELMGIKWDKCYSSTLIRAIVTAQHVYKGNIVKNDLIRETIIDPIFKSNFKFPYWFWAVSGRFAWYFNHKSQEENKILTKDKAKKFIETLLYEAKIEGTENILIVTHGFFMYSLQKELKKRGFIGKLITSPKNGVLYLYKKE; encoded by the coding sequence ATGAGAGTAGGTATTATAAGACATTTTAAAGTTAATTGCCATAAAAGTCTTTTTATGACATCTAAAGAATTTAAAGAATGGGAAGCGAATTATAACAAAAGTGATGTTATTAGAAATAATGTAGAACTTATGGGGATAAAATGGGATAAATGTTATTCTAGCACACTCATAAGAGCAATAGTAACAGCGCAACATGTATATAAAGGAAATATAGTTAAGAATGATTTAATTAGAGAAACTATAATCGATCCTATATTTAAAAGCAATTTTAAATTTCCATATTGGTTTTGGGCAGTTAGTGGAAGATTTGCTTGGTATTTTAATCATAAATCCCAAGAAGAAAATAAAATTTTAACTAAAGATAAAGCTAAAAAATTTATTGAAACACTTCTATATGAAGCAAAAATAGAAGGTACAGAAAATATATTAATAGTTACACATGGATTTTTTATGTATAGTCTTCAAAAAGAGCTTAAGAAAAGAGGATTTATAGGTAAACTGATAACTAGTCCTAAAAATGGAGTTTTATATTTATATAAAAAAGAATAA
- a CDS encoding dihydropyrimidine dehydrogenase → MNNILLDEANRCLVCKNPRCKVNCPIDTPIPDIITLYKEGKLKEAGEILFNNNPLSAVCSLVCIHEDQCKGNCVKGIKGEPINFHDIEQEISEKYIEDVKFENIPKDKDRIAIIGGGPAGITIAFILARKGYNITIFDAHVKIGGVLRYGIPEYRLPKKLIDTIEDKLIELGVKIRPNTLIGPVITLDRLFEDGYKAAFIGTGVWNPKTLNIKGETLGNAHFAIDYLKSPEYYKLGEKVAVIGAGNVAMDAARSAKRNGAKEVTILYRKGFEDMSATKQEIREAKEDGIIFNLFKSPIEITEDGIKLALTENVTDEDGKVITKIIEGKTEFFECESTIIAVSQTPRTNIVSNTTELNTNRWGLLITDEKGNTTKKGTFASGDVVTGAKTVVEAVFRAKVVAETIEEYCKNN, encoded by the coding sequence ATGAATAATATATTATTAGATGAAGCAAATAGATGTTTAGTATGTAAAAATCCTAGATGCAAAGTAAACTGTCCTATTGATACACCGATACCTGATATAATAACTCTTTATAAAGAAGGTAAACTTAAGGAAGCTGGAGAAATCTTATTTAATAATAATCCGCTTTCAGCGGTGTGTTCATTAGTTTGCATTCATGAAGATCAATGCAAAGGAAATTGTGTGAAAGGAATAAAGGGAGAACCAATAAATTTTCATGATATAGAACAAGAAATATCAGAAAAATATATAGAAGATGTTAAATTTGAAAATATACCAAAAGATAAGGATAGGATTGCAATAATTGGCGGAGGACCTGCAGGAATTACAATTGCATTTATATTAGCACGAAAAGGATATAATATAACTATCTTTGATGCACACGTGAAAATAGGTGGAGTATTAAGATATGGTATACCAGAATATAGATTACCTAAAAAGTTAATAGATACAATTGAAGATAAACTTATTGAGCTTGGAGTAAAAATTAGACCTAATACTCTTATAGGTCCAGTCATAACTTTAGATAGATTATTTGAAGATGGATACAAGGCTGCATTCATTGGAACTGGAGTATGGAACCCTAAGACATTAAATATTAAGGGCGAAACTCTTGGAAATGCACATTTTGCTATAGATTACTTAAAATCACCAGAGTATTATAAACTAGGTGAAAAGGTGGCTGTTATAGGAGCAGGAAATGTAGCAATGGATGCAGCAAGAAGTGCTAAAAGAAATGGAGCTAAAGAGGTAACTATACTTTATAGAAAAGGCTTTGAAGATATGAGTGCTACTAAACAAGAAATAAGAGAAGCTAAAGAAGATGGAATTATATTTAATTTATTTAAATCTCCAATTGAAATTACAGAAGACGGTATTAAATTGGCTCTTACAGAAAATGTAACTGATGAAGACGGAAAAGTGATAACTAAAATCATAGAAGGAAAAACTGAATTCTTTGAATGTGAGTCTACAATTATAGCTGTAAGTCAAACACCTAGAACAAATATAGTATCTAATACAACAGAGCTTAATACAAATAGATGGGGACTATTAATCACCGATGAAAAAGGTAACACAACTAAAAAAGGAACATTTGCATCAGGAGATGTAGTTACAGGTGCAAAAACTGTAGTTGAAGCAGTATTCCGGGCTAAAGTAGTTGCAGAAACTATAGAAGAATATTGTAAAAACAATTAA
- a CDS encoding LacI family transcriptional regulator, which yields MGITIKDIAKIANVSHTTVSRALNNSPYINEETKVKIKALAKELKYVPNYNAKSLVLLKSYVIGVFFTSISEGTSDTFFHEIIKGINKVIDKEYNLVIRGIDKYEYSHPIDKKNFDGIIVVSQSKNDDEFINDIIEKGIPIVVINRHIETEGIVNIMSNDTKGSYDAVNYLIKNNHKKIALIEGNKEFESSLYRKKGYLKALEDNNIPLNQEYIISGKYNLESGYENMNKLIELKNRPTAVFCLNDDIAVGAMKATIESGLNVPNDISIIGFDDSNFCNYVTPPLTSVKKDSLTMSEYGGINLLNIIKNDEVNKDKFYIESKLVVRSSVKKLE from the coding sequence ATGGGTATTACAATAAAAGATATTGCAAAAATTGCCAATGTTTCTCATACAACAGTATCGAGAGCACTTAATAATAGTCCTTATATAAATGAAGAAACAAAGGTGAAAATTAAAGCTTTAGCAAAAGAATTAAAATATGTACCAAATTACAATGCGAAAAGTTTAGTTTTATTAAAATCATATGTTATTGGAGTTTTCTTTACGTCTATTAGTGAAGGTACATCTGACACGTTCTTTCATGAGATTATAAAGGGAATAAATAAAGTAATAGATAAAGAATATAATTTAGTTATTAGAGGAATAGATAAATATGAATATTCTCACCCAATAGATAAAAAGAATTTTGATGGAATAATAGTAGTTAGTCAAAGTAAAAATGATGATGAATTCATAAATGACATAATAGAAAAGGGAATACCAATTGTAGTAATCAATAGACATATAGAAACTGAGGGGATTGTAAATATCATGTCTAATGACACTAAGGGTTCTTATGATGCAGTTAATTATTTAATAAAAAATAATCATAAGAAGATAGCGTTGATAGAAGGAAATAAAGAATTTGAATCAAGTTTATATAGAAAAAAGGGATATCTTAAAGCGTTAGAAGACAATAATATCCCATTAAATCAAGAATATATTATAAGTGGAAAATATAATTTAGAAAGTGGATATGAAAATATGAACAAATTAATAGAATTAAAAAACAGACCAACAGCAGTTTTTTGTTTAAATGATGATATAGCTGTTGGAGCTATGAAAGCAACTATTGAATCAGGATTAAATGTTCCAAATGATATTTCCATTATAGGATTTGATGATAGTAATTTCTGTAATTATGTAACTCCACCTTTAACAAGTGTAAAAAAAGACTCACTAACTATGAGTGAATATGGTGGAATAAATTTATTGAATATAATAAAAAATGATGAGGTAAATAAAGACAAATTTTATATCGAATCAAAACTTGTAGTAAGAAGCTCTGTAAAAAAGTTAGAATAG
- a CDS encoding glucuronate isomerase, whose product MKKFMDENFLLSNETAEKLYHEYSEKMPIIDYHCHINQKEILENKQFANITQVWLYGDHYKWRQMRTYGIDEKYITGDGSDYEKFLAWAKTISVAIGNPLYHWTHLELKRFFGVNEVLNEKTAPAIWEKVNKMLNTDGFKVRELIKKSNVKVICTTDDPVDSLEDHIAIKEDKSFDVKVLPTFRPDKALGVNKETYKEWFNKLEKTVDGKINTYDEYLDALKKRVEFFHEVGCRVSDNALDFVPVGNTTIEEVRKIFNKVLIDGQVSFEDENKFRVFTLKYLGKLYNDLNWTMQLHMNCVRDNNSKRFETLGPDTGFDSLNDTEVAIPLSRLLDALNVEDALPKTIIYSLNANDNATIGTLIGCFQGDNIKGKIQFGSAWWFNDHKLGMEEQIKSLANLGLLSAFVGMLTDSRSFLSYTRHEYFRRILCNVIGEWVENGELPNDTEALGQIVSDISYNNAEKYFQF is encoded by the coding sequence ATGAAAAAATTTATGGATGAAAATTTTTTATTAAGTAATGAGACAGCAGAAAAGTTATATCATGAGTATTCTGAAAAAATGCCAATTATAGATTATCACTGTCACATTAATCAAAAAGAGATTTTAGAAAATAAACAATTTGCTAATATAACTCAAGTATGGCTTTATGGTGACCATTACAAATGGAGACAAATGAGAACTTATGGAATAGATGAAAAGTATATTACTGGAGATGGAAGTGATTATGAAAAGTTTTTAGCTTGGGCAAAAACAATTTCAGTTGCTATAGGAAATCCTTTATATCACTGGACACATTTAGAACTAAAAAGATTTTTTGGTGTAAATGAAGTCTTAAATGAAAAGACTGCTCCAGCTATATGGGAAAAAGTAAATAAAATGCTTAACACTGACGGATTTAAAGTAAGAGAACTTATTAAAAAGTCTAATGTTAAAGTTATTTGTACAACTGATGATCCAGTTGATTCTCTTGAAGATCACATAGCAATTAAAGAAGATAAGAGTTTTGATGTAAAAGTTTTACCAACTTTTAGACCTGATAAAGCTTTAGGAGTAAATAAAGAAACTTATAAAGAATGGTTCAATAAATTAGAAAAAACTGTTGATGGAAAAATAAATACTTATGATGAGTATTTAGATGCATTAAAGAAAAGAGTTGAGTTCTTCCATGAAGTCGGGTGCAGAGTTTCAGACAATGCATTAGATTTTGTACCAGTTGGAAATACTACAATTGAAGAAGTTAGAAAAATATTTAATAAAGTATTAATAGATGGACAAGTATCATTTGAAGATGAGAACAAATTCAGAGTATTTACATTAAAATATTTAGGTAAATTATATAATGATTTAAATTGGACAATGCAATTACACATGAATTGTGTAAGAGATAACAATAGTAAAAGGTTTGAAACTTTAGGACCTGATACTGGATTTGATTCTCTTAATGATACAGAAGTCGCGATTCCACTTTCAAGATTACTAGATGCCTTAAATGTAGAAGACGCTCTTCCAAAAACTATTATTTATAGCTTAAATGCAAATGATAATGCAACTATTGGAACATTAATAGGATGTTTCCAAGGAGATAATATAAAAGGTAAAATTCAATTTGGATCAGCTTGGTGGTTTAATGATCATAAGCTTGGAATGGAAGAACAAATTAAATCATTAGCTAACTTAGGTCTTTTAAGTGCATTTGTAGGAATGCTTACAGATTCAAGAAGTTTCTTATCTTATACAAGACATGAATATTTTAGAAGAATTCTATGTAATGTAATTGGAGAATGGGTTGAAAATGGTGAATTACCTAATGATACTGAAGCACTAGGACAAATTGTATCAGATATAAGCTATAACAATGCAGAAAAATATTTTCAATTTTAA
- a CDS encoding tagaturonate reductase (catalyzes the formation of D-tagaturonate from D-altronate) has product MKLTKELYKEFKTYPEKVIQFGEGNFLRAFVDWQIDKMNDEADFNGSVVIVQPLENGLVDMLNEQDGLYTLYLQGIQNGEAVKTHKIINSVSRGVNPYRDYSEYLKLGENPEIRFIVSNTTEAGIAFDENDKLNEGCQKSYPGKLTALLYHRFVTFSGASDKGVIIIPCELIDRNGEKLKEIVLKYAEIWNLGQDFVNWLNKDNIFCCSLVDRIVPGYPRDTIDEVRAELGYDDNLVDVGEVFHLWVIEGPQSIKNELPIEKAGLNVKVVNDMTPYRTNKVRILNGPHTAMVPVAYLYGLETVGESVDHEVIGKYVHDVIYDEIIETLDLPHKELVEFADAIIERFQNPYVTHYLMSIALNSMSKYKTRDLPSLTEYLKRKGELPKKLVFSLAALIEFYKGKRGTENIELSDDEDILELYKSLWSNFDGTKDGLNKIVISVLGYEKNWGMNLNDIPNLTNEVTKYLQEIESLGMKEAVKIVL; this is encoded by the coding sequence ATGAAACTAACTAAAGAATTATACAAAGAATTTAAGACTTATCCTGAAAAAGTTATTCAATTTGGAGAAGGAAATTTTTTAAGAGCATTTGTGGATTGGCAAATAGATAAGATGAATGATGAAGCAGATTTTAATGGAAGTGTTGTTATTGTTCAACCATTAGAAAATGGACTAGTTGACATGTTAAATGAACAAGATGGACTTTATACTCTTTATCTTCAAGGAATACAAAACGGAGAAGCTGTAAAAACTCACAAAATTATTAATAGCGTAAGCAGAGGAGTTAATCCTTATAGAGATTATAGTGAATATTTAAAACTTGGAGAAAATCCTGAAATAAGATTTATAGTTTCAAATACTACTGAAGCTGGAATTGCTTTTGATGAAAATGATAAATTAAACGAAGGATGCCAAAAGAGTTATCCAGGAAAATTAACAGCTCTTTTATATCACAGATTCGTAACGTTTAGTGGAGCTAGTGATAAAGGAGTAATAATAATACCTTGTGAACTTATAGATAGAAATGGTGAAAAACTTAAAGAAATAGTATTGAAGTATGCAGAAATATGGAATTTAGGACAAGACTTTGTCAATTGGCTTAATAAAGATAATATATTCTGTTGTAGTTTAGTAGATAGAATAGTTCCAGGATATCCAAGAGACACAATTGATGAAGTTAGAGCCGAACTTGGTTACGATGATAACTTAGTAGACGTAGGCGAAGTATTCCACTTATGGGTAATTGAAGGACCACAATCAATAAAGAATGAATTACCAATAGAAAAAGCAGGTCTTAATGTAAAAGTTGTTAATGATATGACACCTTACAGAACAAATAAAGTTAGAATATTAAATGGACCTCATACAGCAATGGTACCAGTAGCATATCTTTATGGATTAGAAACTGTAGGAGAATCTGTAGACCATGAAGTTATAGGAAAATATGTTCATGATGTAATCTATGATGAAATTATAGAAACACTAGACCTTCCTCATAAAGAATTAGTTGAATTTGCTGATGCAATTATTGAAAGATTTCAAAATCCATATGTTACTCATTACTTAATGAGTATTGCATTAAACTCAATGTCTAAGTATAAGACAAGAGATTTACCAAGTTTAACAGAATATTTAAAGAGAAAAGGAGAACTTCCTAAGAAATTAGTATTCTCACTTGCAGCTTTAATTGAATTTTATAAAGGTAAACGAGGAACTGAGAATATAGAATTATCTGATGATGAAGATATATTAGAGTTATATAAAAGTCTATGGTCTAATTTTGATGGAACTAAAGACGGATTAAATAAGATTGTAATTTCAGTTCTTGGATACGAAAAAAATTGGGGTATGAATTTAAATGATATTCCAAACTTAACAAATGAAGTAACTAAGTATTTACAAGAAATTGAAAGCTTGGGAATGAAAGAAGCTGTTAAAATAGTTCTTTAG
- a CDS encoding HIT family protein has protein sequence MNFDENCFYCAKSENLDSQMIKICDLNVSTVYLFKEQTYKGRCNVVFKEHKSQITDLTEGEASAFINDIRKVAKAIQKAFNPGKINYGAYADTMKHLHFHVVPKYEGGPSWGTTFEMNPGKVLLNDEEYSELIAKINNNL, from the coding sequence ATGAATTTTGATGAAAATTGTTTTTATTGTGCAAAGAGTGAAAATCTTGATTCTCAAATGATTAAAATTTGTGATTTGAACGTATCAACAGTATATTTATTTAAAGAACAAACTTATAAAGGTAGATGTAATGTAGTTTTTAAGGAACATAAAAGTCAAATTACAGATTTAACAGAAGGGGAAGCATCAGCCTTTATAAATGATATTAGAAAAGTAGCAAAAGCAATACAAAAAGCTTTTAATCCAGGTAAGATAAATTATGGAGCATATGCAGATACAATGAAACATCTTCATTTTCATGTAGTACCTAAATATGAAGGTGGTCCATCTTGGGGAACAACTTTTGAAATGAATCCAGGTAAAGTTTTATTAAATGACGAAGAATACAGTGAATTAATAGCTAAGATAAACAACAATTTATAA
- a CDS encoding MFS transporter — MKDSIKKVESNEASTTDTSKNVKLTLKEKVSYGFGDFGNGFMFDLGQAYLTKFFIDVCGIGAAAVGGIFAFTKIFDAFMDPIAGSTIDGRKNIGKAGKFRPVMMIASIILAILTVVTFTMTDVAMSTKIIYAYATYMCWGLVYSFTNIPYGSLASVMTRDVEDRSQLATFRQAGSLGAQLITGVAFVPLLMCFSNPRVGYPIAAGVMAIIGVISFYICFRNTKEHVKVNRTGKSEKASFKDYGKVVFTNRPLLCLILMTVFTISAMNTNNQMMIFFCQYNLGSIGFQPIINFIMIGCSVVGISLIPKLVKKFGKKRTAMGGFIVGAIANGLNFIIPTNFYSFVVLVTIGYVALAIPNGVTWAFVSDAIDYGEWHTGIRKEGITYAAFNFSRKIAQSLAAIVSAGVLGLTGYVANSQQSATTLLGIKGAMTIYPAFALAVAAIVVGLLYNLPDDKYRKIAKDLEEGKWEKGIIE, encoded by the coding sequence ATGAAAGATTCAATCAAAAAGGTTGAAAGTAATGAGGCGTCAACGACTGATACTTCTAAAAATGTTAAATTAACCCTAAAAGAAAAGGTATCATATGGTTTTGGTGATTTTGGTAATGGATTTATGTTTGACTTAGGGCAAGCATATCTCACAAAATTCTTTATTGATGTATGTGGAATAGGTGCAGCGGCAGTTGGAGGTATTTTTGCATTCACAAAAATATTTGACGCTTTTATGGACCCAATTGCTGGATCAACAATAGATGGTAGAAAGAACATTGGTAAAGCTGGTAAGTTTAGACCAGTCATGATGATTGCAAGTATAATTCTTGCTATACTTACAGTTGTTACATTTACCATGACTGATGTGGCAATGTCAACTAAGATTATATATGCATATGCTACATATATGTGTTGGGGCCTTGTATATTCATTCACTAATATTCCTTATGGATCATTAGCATCTGTTATGACAAGAGATGTTGAAGATAGAAGTCAATTAGCAACATTTAGACAAGCCGGTTCTTTAGGTGCACAATTAATTACAGGTGTAGCTTTTGTTCCATTACTTATGTGTTTTTCAAACCCTAGAGTAGGTTATCCAATAGCTGCTGGAGTTATGGCTATTATTGGAGTTATTTCATTCTACATATGTTTTAGAAATACTAAAGAACATGTAAAAGTTAACAGAACAGGAAAATCAGAAAAAGCAAGTTTTAAAGATTATGGAAAAGTTGTATTCACAAACAGACCGCTATTATGTTTAATTCTTATGACTGTATTTACAATATCTGCAATGAATACAAATAATCAAATGATGATATTCTTTTGCCAATATAACTTAGGAAGTATTGGATTCCAACCTATTATAAATTTCATAATGATTGGTTGTTCTGTTGTAGGAATTTCTTTAATACCAAAGCTTGTTAAAAAGTTTGGTAAAAAGAGAACTGCAATGGGTGGATTCATAGTAGGTGCTATTGCTAATGGATTGAACTTTATAATACCAACAAACTTTTATTCATTTGTAGTACTTGTTACTATTGGATATGTAGCTTTAGCTATTCCAAATGGAGTTACTTGGGCATTCGTTTCAGATGCTATAGATTATGGTGAATGGCATACTGGAATAAGAAAAGAAGGAATTACTTATGCTGCATTTAATTTTTCAAGAAAGATTGCTCAATCTCTAGCTGCTATTGTTAGTGCAGGAGTATTGGGATTAACAGGATATGTAGCAAATTCACAACAAAGTGCAACAACTCTACTTGGAATAAAAGGTGCGATGACAATATACCCAGCATTCGCATTAGCTGTTGCAGCTATCGTAGTTGGCTTATTATATAACTTACCAGATGATAAGTACAGAAAGATAGCAAAAGATCTAGAAGAAGGAAAATGGGAAAAAGGTATAATAGAATAG